The following proteins are co-located in the Podarcis raffonei isolate rPodRaf1 chromosome 5, rPodRaf1.pri, whole genome shotgun sequence genome:
- the LOC128413369 gene encoding putative lysosomal acid lipase/cholesteryl ester hydrolase, whose protein sequence is TAVVISCVWERPKPYTNQTFLFSPATKGEIISFRGYPSETYEVVTDDGYILSINRIPHGKRNNQKSGPRPAVFLQHGLFGSSSNWVLNMDYNSLGFILADAGYDVWLGDTRGNTWSNKHINYTEKHQEFWLFSFDEMAKYDLPASINFVLNKTGQEKIFYVGHSQGSTMAFVAFSTMPHLAKKIKIFFALAPVATVKYLTNTALTKLAMVPEPKLKKMFGTKQFLAQDRTMKWCATSLCNRFPMDYLCGTVLFLFNGFNVLNFNMSRIDVYLSHCPAGTSIQNMLHWTQIVKAGKFKGFDWRSKEANMAHHNQSTPPFYNVQQMTLPTAVWSGGNDWIADSKDMALLLPQIPNLVYHKDIPEWEHLDFVIGYDAPQRMYIEIMDLMQTYK, encoded by the exons ACTGCCGTAGTCATCTCATGTGTGTGGGAGAGACCCAAGCCTTACACCAACCAaacctttcttttctcccctgcCACCAAGGGTGAAATTATTTCTTTCAGAGGATATCCCAGTGAGACATATGAAGTGGTGACAGATGATGGGTATATCCTGAGTATTAACAGAATTCCTCATGGGAAACGAAATAACCAGAAATCAG GTCCCAGGCCCGCAGTGTTCTTGCAGCATGGCTTGTTTGGTTCTAGCAGTAACTGGGTGCTTAATATGGACTACAACAGCCTGGGCTTTATATTGGCTGATGCTGGTTATGATGTTTGGCTCGGAGACACCAGAGGTAACACTTGGTCCAACAAACACATCAACTATACTGAGAAGCATCAAGAATTCTGGCTATTCAG TTTTGATGAAATGGCTAAATACGACCTTCCAGCTTCAATAAACTTTGTCTTGAACAAAACTGgtcaggaaaaaatattttatgttgGTCATTCCCAGGGCAGCACAATGG cattcgtTGCATTTTCAACCATGCCACACCTAGCCAAGAAGATCAAAATATTCTTTGCATTGGCCCCAGTAGCCACTGTAAAGTATTTGACCAACACGGCTTTGACCAAACTTGCAATGGTTCCTGAACCTAAGCTCAAA AAAATGTTTGGAACTAAGCAGTTTTTAGCTCAAGACAGAACAATGAAATGGTGTGCTACTTCCTTGTGTAACCGTTTCCCAATGGATTATCTTTGTGGCACTGTTTTATTCCTGTTTAATGGCTTTAATGTGCTAAACTTCAATATG AGTCGAATCGATGTTTATTTATCACACTGTCCAGCTGGGACATCTATCCAGAACATGCTTCACTGGACTCAG ATTGTGAAGGCTGGGAAGTTCAAAGGCTTTGACTGGAGAAGCAAGGAAGCAAACATGGCTCACCACAACCAG TCAACACCGCCTTTCTACAACGTACAACAGATGACTCTTCCAACAGCTGTCTGGAGTGGTGGTAACGACTGGATTGCAGACTCAAAGGACATGGCCCTCTTGCTGCCTCAGATCCCAAACTTAGTTTACCACAAGGATATTCCTGAATGGGAACATCTGGATTTTGTCATAGGCTATGATGCCCCACAGCGCATGTACATAGAGATAATGGATTTAATGCAGACTTACAAGTGA